Part of the Ruegeria sp. AD91A genome, CCAGATGATCAGGGTCCAGTGCGCCTTCGCCGCCAATGGACAGGCCAACACCATGGACCGAGATCGGGAATTGTTCGGAAAGATGGCGCAGCTGCGCCAGAGGTCGCCCGCCATCGCCCATATAGTTCTCCGCATGAATTTCCAGCCATGCGACGGGCTGCGCGTGTTCAAGTATCTGAGCGAAGTGTTGCGGCTTGTAACCTACGCCCGGAGCTGCGGGCAGGCGGTTCGACCTGTGGGCATCATCCAACATGGGCCAGTTCCTTGATCACGAAAGGGAAGGGGCGGGCGATGGTGCCCGCCCCCTGAATTCGTCAGGCGCTTCTTATGCCGGCAGGTCGCGATCCTGAGCTTCCAGCGAGCCTTTGCGCGGTGCGCCGTCGGCCTGTGCGGGCAGTTCGATATCCGCGCAGGTGCCTGCATCGACCAGGGTCCATGCGTTGCCCTGATAATCAACGGTCGAGGTACCCGCGCAAGTGGTGCCGGGGCCAGCGGCGCAGTCGTTCTGACCGGCCAGTGATACGCCATAGCATTTTTCTTTTGCCTGAGCGGATGCAGTGGTTGCGGCGCCCGATACGGCGGCTGCGACTGCGGTTGCGATAACCAGGGACTTAGCTGTGTTCGACATCTCGGTAATCCTCTTGATGACTGGGTATGTCTGCTTGTGACAATGACAAAGGTAGTAGCTTGGTAGACAGAGTTGAATTCACGAGCCCGTGTCTCACAAGCACGTCAAGGGGCGGCGTGCCCTCTTGCAGCGTAATGCATTGTTTTTGATGAATAAAGGGGGAAATGTTTCAATCCGGCCCCAAATCGGGGGCCAGATTTCTTGCGATTTCCTGCCGATTGTTACAGCAGATCTGGTGGGGTGGCTGCCTGCGACAGCTCGTTTGTTACAACGTCAAGCGGTTGTACCTGCGTCTGTTTTTCACCCAGACGCCGGACACTGACAGTGCGGTCGTCGACTTCGCGATGGCCGACGGCCAGAATGACCGGAACCTTGCCGACCGAATGTTCACGAACCTTGTAGTTGATCTTTTCGTTGCGAATGTCGGCTTCGGCCCGAACACCAGCTGCGCGCAGGGTTTCGACCACTTCGGCGACATAGTCATCCGCCTCAGAGGTAATAGACGCGACCACGACCTGACGCGGGGCAAGCCAAAACGGCAGCTTGCCTGCGTGTTCTTCGATCAGGATACCGATGAAACGTTCGAACGAACCCAAGGTTGCGCGATGCAGCATAACGGGACGGTGTTTACCGCCGTCAGCGCCGATATAGGTGGCGTCCAGACGCTCGGGCAGCACGAAGTCAACCTGGTGCGTACCGCATTGCCAATCGCGACCGATCGCGTCGGTCAGAACAAACTCCAGCTTGGGGCCGTAAAAGGCGCCTTCGCCGGGGTTGAGCTCCGGCTCGATCCCGGCAGCACGTGTCGCGCTGAGCAACGCGGCTTCGGCCTTGTCCCAGACTTCATCCGACCCAGATCGTTTCTCAGGGCGATCCGAGAATTTGACCGAGAAGTTTTCGAATCCCAAATCCTTGTAGATCCGGGACAGGAACCGGATGAACTCTGCGGTTTCAGACTCGATCTGGTCTTCGGTGCAGAAGATGTGCCCATCGTCCTGGGTGAAGCCGCGCACACGCATGATACCGTGCAGCGCACCTGACGGCTCATAGCGGTTGCACGAGCCAAACTCAGCCATACGCAGCGGCAGGTCGCGATAGGATTTCAGGCCCTGATTGAAGATCTGCACATGGCAGGGGCAGTTCATCGGCTTGAGCGCGTTGATCGCCTTTTCGCGCGCGTGCTCCTCGTCCACTTCGACGATGAACATGTTCTCCTGATACTTGTCCCAATGGCCCGATGCTTCCCACAGTTTACGGTCCACAACCTGTGGCGTGTTGACTTCGACATAGCCGCCGTTGCGCTGCTGGCGGCGCATGTAGTCCTGCAACTGAGTGTAGATCGTCCAGCCGTTGGGGTGCCAGAAAATCTGACCGGGCGCCTCTTCCTGCATGTGGAACAGGTTCATTTCGCGGCCCAGCTTGCGATGGTCGCGCTTGGCGGCCTCTTCCAGCATATGCAGGTGCGCTTTCAGCTTTTCCTTACCGGTGAAGGCCACGCCATAGATACGCTGCAACATCGCGCGGTCGCTGTCGCCACGCCAATAGGCGCCGGCGATGGACATAAGCTTGAAGGCATCCCCCGGAACCTGGCCGGTGTGTTGCAGGTGCGGACCACGGCACAGATCCTGCCAGTGGCCGTGCCAGTACATGCGCAGCGGTTCGTCGCCGGGAATGGCTTCGATCAGTTCGACCTTGTAGGGCTCGTTATTGGCTTTGTAGAACTCGATCGCGCGCTCGCGGTCCCAGACCTCGGTGGTGACGGGATCACGCTTGTTGATGATCTCTTTCATCTTTTTCTCGATGAGGCCGAGATCTTCCGGCGTGAACGGCTCTTCACGGTCGAAGTCATAATACCAGCCGTTTTCGATAACGGGGCCGATAGTGACCTTGGTCGCGGGCCAGATTTCCTGAACTGCGCGGGCCATGATATGGGCCAGATCGTGGCGGATCAGTTCATTGGCCTGAACTTCATCCTTCATGGTGTGGATGGCGATCTGCGCGTCGGATTCGATGGGCCATTGCAGGTCCCAGTGCTTCCCATCCACGGTGGCCGAGATGGCCTTTTTGGCCAGCGAGGTTGAGATATCGGCAGCCACCTGCGCGGGCGTGACGCCTGCGTCGAAGGAACGTGCATTGCCATCGGGAAAGGTGAGAGAGACGGATTGAGAATCCAGGGCCATATCGGCTCTCCTCGTCGGTTTGGCGCCCACTGAACGCCCGGTTGCGGGTTATGTGTGTTTGGCTGATGTGGCAGGTGCAGCAATTTCTGTCAAGTGCTGCAGGGTGCTTTGGCTGACGCAACGAAACATCGAATTCAGGAATTGCGACCATCGAGCTGCCGTGCATGATGTTCCCCAAAGAGAAAGAGGATTTCATGGCAGCAACGGAATTTCTGGAAACGGCTCAGGGGCGGCCACTGGCTTATCACAAAAGCGAAGGGTCAGGGCCGACCATCGTTTTTCTGGGTGGGCTCAAATCGGACATGGAAGGCACCAAGGCCGTGCATCTGGAAGTTTGGGCGCAGGCGCGGGGGCAATCGTTCTTGCGGTTCGATTATTCCGGCCACGGCGAAAGCTCGGGTGCGTTCACGGATGGCTCTATTGGTGACTGGCATCAGGACACATTGGCCGCAGTAAATGCATTGACGGACGGACCATTGATTGTTGTTGGCTCGTCGATGGGGGGGTGGCAGGCATTGCTACTGGCCAGGGCCATGCCCGAACGAATTGCAGGCATGGTCACAATTGCTGCTGCACCGGATTTCACCGAGGACGGGTATTGGGCGTCTTTCAGCGACGAACAAAAAGCCGCGTTGAACACTGTCGGCCATGTCGAGTTGCCGTCCGACTATATGGAACCCTATATCATCACCAAGCGCATGATCGAAGACGGACGTCAGAATTTGGTTCTGCGGGGCGCTCTGGATCTGCCGTTCCCGGTTCGTTTCCTGCAAGGCACCGCAGACACGGCGGTTTCGACCGAAACAGCCGTGCGGCTGCTGGAACATGCTGCGGGTCCTGACATGCGGCTGTTGTTGGTCAAAGGGGCTGATCATCGCTTCTCGGACGAGAAATGCCTGGGCCTGATCGAGACCGCGGTTCTTGACGTGTTGGGAGAAACCTGATGCGGCGCTTTGGTTGGATTCTGGGGCGCGCTCTTCTGGCGCTGGTTGTTCTCGGCGGCCTGGTCTACTGGTTCGGCCCGCGCGAGGAAGTGAACCTGCACCCGACTTTTGATTCCCGGAAATTTGGTGAAGGTGTTCAGGTTTATTTTGAAAGCACCGAGTCCGCCTATGATGATATCGTTCCGGGTGTCGAAAAGCGTGTGGTCTGGCAGGACGGGTTCAAGGAGCAGCGCACGCCGTATTCTGTTCTGTACATCCACGGTTTTTCAGCAAGTTCTGAGGAAATCCGCCCCGTGCCTGATCTGGTGGCTGACGCTTTGGGGGCCAACCTGGTCTACACCCGTTTGCAAGCTCACGGTCGGGATGGGCCGGCGATGGCCGAGGGTACTGCCTCGGGCTGGATGCAGGACATGGCCGAAGGGCTGGCAGCGGCGCGTGCGGTCGGAGAGAAGGTGATCGTCATTTCCACCTCGACCGGAGGAACACTGGCGGCGGCAGCTGCGTTGGATGTTGACCTCAGCCGGGATGTGGTTGGCATGGTCTTTGTCTCGCCGAACTTTGGTGTGAATACCTTCGCGGCGTGGGTGCCTTCCTTACCTTGGGCAAGAATCTGGTTGCCCGTTCTCATGGGGCCAGAACGCGATGTGTCAGGGCCGGACCCAGAGAAGAACAAGTACTGGACGTCGGTCTACCCGTGGGAAGCCGTCGTGCCGATGTCCGTGCTGGTGGATACGGTCTATGCGCTGGATTTCTCTGAGGCCCTGATACCCGCTTTGTTCTGGTTTTCGGATGATGATCAGGTTGTGCGGCCGGGCCGGACGCACAAAGTGGCTGAGGCCTGGGGCGCTCCGGCAACGGTCAAGCTGGTTACGATGGGGCCGGATGACGATCCGTCTTCACACGTTATCGCGGGGCGGTTGATGTCGCCGGGTCAAACCGACGCGGCCGTTGCTGGTATACTGGAGTGGCTCAAGGGCTTGGGGGTGGAATAAACCCTGATCGGAAAAAAGGATGCAAGATGCGTAAGCCGGGCAGCATGTGGAGCCTTGAGACCCTGGGCCGCGTCCGCTTGTCCCGGCACTTCTTCATGCGTGATTTTCTGTATTCGGAAATCGGCAACTTCCACCAAAAGCAGAATATTCCGGACAACCCGGATCTGGCGATCGAAACAGGTCGCGCGTTTTGCGAAACCCTTCTTGACCCCTTGGAAGAGACATTTGGCCGGGTCGCCGTCAGGTCGGGCTACCGCTCACCGTCCTTGAACCGGTTTGGCAATGAAAACAAACTGAACTGCGCCCGAAACGATAATCCGTTGGAATGCCATATCTGGGATCACGGGGAAGGGGATGCGCGGATCGCCGGGGCATCCATCGTCATCCCGTGGTTCGCGGATCAATATGCGCAAGGCAGAGATTGGCGGGATCTGGCGTGGTGGATGCACGATCATCTGGAGTATTCCGAAATCTGGTTCTTCCCCAAGTTATGCGCGTTCAACCTTGTGTGGCGGCCCAGGCCGCATCGTCGGATCGACAGCTACATTGCTCCGCGTGGATGTCTGTTGAGGCCCGGCACTGAGCCGGGTGAAGACCTTTCTGCCCGGCAAGCCCGTTACGCCGATTTTCCGGCATTTCGAGCAATCGCCTACCCATGAAGTTTTCCTTGCCCGGTTGCGGCAAAACTTTCATCCTGAGAACAACTGGAAGGACTCGGAAAACCGAGCAGATGGAGACCCCCGCGTGATCGAGCCGCTGGTGTTGTTGCCTGGATTGATGTGTGATGCCCGCCTGTTTCGGCCTCAAATCGAGGTACTGTCACGGGCACGGCCGGTCACCGTTGCGCCGATATCCGGAGGTGAGCGTATCGAAGAAATCGCCTCGGGGATGTTGGATCAGCTTCCCCATAGGTTTGCCCTGGTCGG contains:
- a CDS encoding DUF2282 domain-containing protein gives rise to the protein MSNTAKSLVIATAVAAAVSGAATTASAQAKEKCYGVSLAGQNDCAAGPGTTCAGTSTVDYQGNAWTLVDAGTCADIELPAQADGAPRKGSLEAQDRDLPA
- a CDS encoding carboxylesterase, with the translated sequence MRRFGWILGRALLALVVLGGLVYWFGPREEVNLHPTFDSRKFGEGVQVYFESTESAYDDIVPGVEKRVVWQDGFKEQRTPYSVLYIHGFSASSEEIRPVPDLVADALGANLVYTRLQAHGRDGPAMAEGTASGWMQDMAEGLAAARAVGEKVIVISTSTGGTLAAAAALDVDLSRDVVGMVFVSPNFGVNTFAAWVPSLPWARIWLPVLMGPERDVSGPDPEKNKYWTSVYPWEAVVPMSVLVDTVYALDFSEALIPALFWFSDDDQVVRPGRTHKVAEAWGAPATVKLVTMGPDDDPSSHVIAGRLMSPGQTDAAVAGILEWLKGLGVE
- a CDS encoding alpha/beta fold hydrolase codes for the protein MAATEFLETAQGRPLAYHKSEGSGPTIVFLGGLKSDMEGTKAVHLEVWAQARGQSFLRFDYSGHGESSGAFTDGSIGDWHQDTLAAVNALTDGPLIVVGSSMGGWQALLLARAMPERIAGMVTIAAAPDFTEDGYWASFSDEQKAALNTVGHVELPSDYMEPYIITKRMIEDGRQNLVLRGALDLPFPVRFLQGTADTAVSTETAVRLLEHAAGPDMRLLLVKGADHRFSDEKCLGLIETAVLDVLGET
- the thrS gene encoding threonine--tRNA ligase, coding for MALDSQSVSLTFPDGNARSFDAGVTPAQVAADISTSLAKKAISATVDGKHWDLQWPIESDAQIAIHTMKDEVQANELIRHDLAHIMARAVQEIWPATKVTIGPVIENGWYYDFDREEPFTPEDLGLIEKKMKEIINKRDPVTTEVWDRERAIEFYKANNEPYKVELIEAIPGDEPLRMYWHGHWQDLCRGPHLQHTGQVPGDAFKLMSIAGAYWRGDSDRAMLQRIYGVAFTGKEKLKAHLHMLEEAAKRDHRKLGREMNLFHMQEEAPGQIFWHPNGWTIYTQLQDYMRRQQRNGGYVEVNTPQVVDRKLWEASGHWDKYQENMFIVEVDEEHAREKAINALKPMNCPCHVQIFNQGLKSYRDLPLRMAEFGSCNRYEPSGALHGIMRVRGFTQDDGHIFCTEDQIESETAEFIRFLSRIYKDLGFENFSVKFSDRPEKRSGSDEVWDKAEAALLSATRAAGIEPELNPGEGAFYGPKLEFVLTDAIGRDWQCGTHQVDFVLPERLDATYIGADGGKHRPVMLHRATLGSFERFIGILIEEHAGKLPFWLAPRQVVVASITSEADDYVAEVVETLRAAGVRAEADIRNEKINYKVREHSVGKVPVILAVGHREVDDRTVSVRRLGEKQTQVQPLDVVTNELSQAATPPDLL